The Limosilactobacillus panis DNA segment TCTCATTGCTGAGATTTTCTACACCAATGAAATTGAAAGCGTCAAAACCAGCCAAATTGAAATTGGGACGGTCATTCAAGAGAATAACCTGATTGCCCATCGTCAAAATAACGTTTCTAAACGACGTCTCGGCTCAACAATTAAACTTTACCAGCAAACGCAACATGGTAAGCCAATTCACATTAGTACCCTTCACGATTTTCGAAAGATTTACGATATTCTTCTTAAGGGTGAAATCACCGCGGACCGACTCCCCGATGGCCAAATTTTCCGGGACCAACTACCAAACGGTGAAGCCCTGACAATTAGTTCCGCCACTAAGGTCGTCCACCGACCACCCGTTAGCGAAAGTAAAATCCAGCAGGCGTTGACCACGTTGATTACGTTCATGAATGACGATCATATGCCCACTCTCTTTAAGGCCCTCATCACCCATTTCTTCTTTGAAAACACCCACCCGTTCCTAGACGGCAATGGACGGATGGGACGGTACCTACTTTCTTCCTATATCTCCAGCAAGTTTGACCGCTTTACTGGCCTTTCAGTGGCAACGGCCATTCACGCAAACGTCCAGCACTACTACAAGGTCTTCACTGAAGCCGATAATGCGGAGAACCGTGCCGACTTAACCTCTTTTATTGAGTCCCTTCTTGATATTCTCGTGAGTCAGCAGCAAGAGAACCTTGTTAACTTACGTCAATCGATGACAAAACTAGACAATGCCAAACGGGAAATCCGTCAGTGGATTGAACACCACCAAGCACATTTTCCTGAAAAGATATCACCTGAGCTAGTCGGTCAGGTATTATTCTCGCTTGCCCAGTCAAAACTCTTCTCATATCAGACCGCCCTGGGGATTCGGGACAATGAAATTATTGACAATAATAAGCAAAAGGGGATTACAAAGGCTCAGACCCGGCGAGCAATTGACTACCTGACTGCCGTTGGTGCAATCAAGCTCATGTCTGCCAAGCCCAAGCGACACGAAATTTCAATTTTTTGATAATTATGTTTCAGAGTACAGTACTGTCGCGTATCGTTGCGATTATTTTTACTTTTGTCGTCCCCACCGGTATGATATTAGTAAACAAGTAATTTAAGGAGGAATCGGTATGATTCGCGCAGTGGCAACAGATATTGATGGGACGTTTCTACGTCAGGACCGGACGTATGACCGGAAGCTTTTCGCTCAAGTCTATGCGGCGATGCAAGCGCAGAGGGCCCGTTTAATTATCGCTAGTGGGGACCAGTATTACTTTCTGCGGTCCCTTTTCCCTGACCAGGCCGACCAGCTTGCGTATGTTGCAGAAAATGGTGTGCTGACCATTGACCAAAACGAGGAGCTCGCCTGCGACCGCTTATCAGCAGAAAATGTCCGTAAGATCACGACATACTTGGACACCCTCCCCGGAATCAACTACTGCGCAAGTGGCCGCCAGTACGTCTATGTTTTGAACCGAGCTGACGACAATTTTAAGCGGATCATTCCCAACTTCTACACCCGGATCAAGACCGTTGACGACGTGAATAACGTTGACGATGACTTTATCTTCAAATTCGCCCTGAATGTCCCCCACGACCAGCAGGCGACCCTCATCCACAACATCAACACCCGGTTTACGGGAATCGTCCGGGCAACTGCCAGTGGTTATGGCGCGGTGGACCTGATTATCCCGGGAATGGATAAGTCCTATGGCCTCAAGCTCCTTCTCAAGCGCTGGCATCTGACCCCAGCAGACTTGGCCGTGTTTGGTGATGGGGAAAACGACCTGGAGATGTTTGACCTTGCCAACACAAGTTACGCAATGGGAAACGCCCCGGCCAACGTGCAGGCGGCCGCAACTCAGATTATCGGCACCAACAATGACCAGGCGGTTCTGCACCAGCTCGCGGAAATTTTTCTGCCGTAGAAAAAGGATCCGGAAAACTTCACCGTTTTTCGGGTCCTTTTCTAAATTATTCTCTTATCCCTTCACTGTTCAAGAAGTTAGCCCACTGCTGGGTAACGTTAGTAAAGGAGAACTTGGCAGCCGCCGCCTGCGCATGGCTAGCATAATATTCCAATTTAGCAGGATTGGTCAATAGCTCTTCCAGGGTAACGTACAAGGCGTGAGGGTCCCCCGCAGGTAACAACCGCCCGCTGACCTGGTCATTGATAATTTCGGCGGGTCCGTAGTTAATATCATAGCTAACTACTGGGCAGCCGTGTCCCTGGGCTTCTAGAAGGGCCATTGCAAACCCTTCGTACGAACTGGTTAGTACCTCAATTTGGGCCGTTTCGTAAACCTTCGTCAGATCATGCTGATAACCGCAGAAGTGGACGTATTCTCCTGCCTGTCGGGTCTTCACCAACCGCTTCAGTGAATTAGACGTTGCGTAATTATCCCAACTATCATCGAAGCCGTAAATCTTCAAGTCAACCTGGGGGTACTTCGCATGGAGAAGAATAACCGTATTGATGATGTGGTCCAGGCGCTTAACATTCGTCAACCGGGCCACGGCAATCAGTTGACCCGGTCGTCGCTTACTGAACGGAATCTGCTTGTTAAGCTGCTTGTCAGTCAAGTAGGTCACGGGAATACCGTAACTAGCAGACGTCTTAAATCGCTGGGCCGCATCCCGGGCTTCCCGCTTGGTTGCCGAGATCAGGCCGCTGATTTGCCCCTCCTGAAGCATCTTTTCCAAAGGTTCATAGACTTCAAATAATTTACTATCGGGTTGTCCATCAACAGTATAGGTAGAGTGAAAGACCTGGTAGCATGGCACGTGTCCTTTCATTAACTTGAAGGCAGCAAAATCGGCGTCCGACCGATCATTGATTAAAACGGGGTGCGCCGTTTCCCCTATTAAACGGTCCAAAAAGTAAGCATGCAGGGCCATCTCGTTATCAAATTGGTGTGTACTCCCCTGGTTATTCAACTGGATGAGGGTCAACACGGCAATATTGTTTTCACCACCCCGGTAATGGTAAACCAGCTTTACACGTCCCTGACCATCATAGTACTGACGCGTTACCACCCGGGCGCGGTCTTCAAAGAACTCCGTATAGGATAAGCAACCCTGGTCATAAAAGTCCCGCCGGTCAGTAAAACCAAAGCGGTCCAAATAGTCAACGTAGTAAAGACGGTTACCGTTCAAAACAACCTTAATGCGCTCCTTACCGTCGCGTTTGGCCACAAAATCTTGAACTGTAAATCCCGGTTGGTGCAAGATTTTATCAATGATTACCTGGTCATTTCCCACTTTTTGATACGGTAACTGTTGAAAATACTGGAAAAGATTAATTACCCGCCCAGTAATACCAAGCTTCTTTTCCACTTCGTAGTGAGCATGGTTATATTC contains these protein-coding regions:
- a CDS encoding Cof-type HAD-IIB family hydrolase, with product MIRAVATDIDGTFLRQDRTYDRKLFAQVYAAMQAQRARLIIASGDQYYFLRSLFPDQADQLAYVAENGVLTIDQNEELACDRLSAENVRKITTYLDTLPGINYCASGRQYVYVLNRADDNFKRIIPNFYTRIKTVDDVNNVDDDFIFKFALNVPHDQQATLIHNINTRFTGIVRATASGYGAVDLIIPGMDKSYGLKLLLKRWHLTPADLAVFGDGENDLEMFDLANTSYAMGNAPANVQAAATQIIGTNNDQAVLHQLAEIFLP
- a CDS encoding glycosyltransferase → MFYFITSRQDMLTSAIELAQVRRLKIFDYLKQPAKIVTLEYNHAHYEVEKKLGITGRVINLFQYFQQLPYQKVGNDQVIIDKILHQPGFTVQDFVAKRDGKERIKVVLNGNRLYYVDYLDRFGFTDRRDFYDQGCLSYTEFFEDRARVVTRQYYDGQGRVKLVYHYRGGENNIAVLTLIQLNNQGSTHQFDNEMALHAYFLDRLIGETAHPVLINDRSDADFAAFKLMKGHVPCYQVFHSTYTVDGQPDSKLFEVYEPLEKMLQEGQISGLISATKREARDAAQRFKTSASYGIPVTYLTDKQLNKQIPFSKRRPGQLIAVARLTNVKRLDHIINTVILLHAKYPQVDLKIYGFDDSWDNYATSNSLKRLVKTRQAGEYVHFCGYQHDLTKVYETAQIEVLTSSYEGFAMALLEAQGHGCPVVSYDINYGPAEIINDQVSGRLLPAGDPHALYVTLEELLTNPAKLEYYASHAQAAAAKFSFTNVTQQWANFLNSEGIRE
- a CDS encoding Fic family protein — encoded protein: MTADRLPDGQIFRDQLPNGEALTISSATKVVHRPPVSESKIQQALTTLITFMNDDHMPTLFKALITHFFFENTHPFLDGNGRMGRYLLSSYISSKFDRFTGLSVATAIHANVQHYYKVFTEADNAENRADLTSFIESLLDILVSQQQENLVNLRQSMTKLDNAKREIRQWIEHHQAHFPEKISPELVGQVLFSLAQSKLFSYQTALGIRDNEIIDNNKQKGITKAQTRRAIDYLTAVGAIKLMSAKPKRHEISIF